From Anoplopoma fimbria isolate UVic2021 breed Golden Eagle Sablefish chromosome 11, Afim_UVic_2022, whole genome shotgun sequence, one genomic window encodes:
- the elfn1a gene encoding protein ELFN1: MTLREAPMACSLGVVMSALFWSVAIVYLTHIGRVSGDCWLIEGEKGFVWLAICSQNQPPYEAIPQHINSTIVDLRLNENKIKSIHYSALSRFANLTYLNLTKNEISYIEDGAFSAQFNLQVLQMGFNRLRNLTEGILRGLGKLQYLYLQANLIETVTPNAFWECPNIENIDLSMNRIQQLDGSTFTSLNKLTTCELYTNPFNCSCELLGFVKWLSVFPNRTNERMVCDSPPGVSGYSLLSQNPNNPTYRNALHMLTTVCTDDYVTPFIPMPTEPTTPPPDSTLCGLEDCPSGTEPEDITISTTYKEVEVNPLLKLKQVSNTGATITVQIPHPYKKMYILVLYNNSFFIELQNLKDMKEDIELKNLKPHTNYTYCVASIRNSLRHNHTCLTITTGPWNGKDRDVNNATATHYIMTILGCLFSMVIFLGVVYYCLRRKRQQDEKHKKAGSLKKNIIELKYGQELEGATISRMSQKQLLAGESMARMPYLPSAAEMEQYKFQEISDTPKMMKGNYMEVRGVDHHERRECDMGMAGNSQGSVAEISTIAKEVDKVNQIINNCIDALKSESTSFQGKSGAVSTAEPQLVLISEHPQSKSGLLSPGYTDSYHHSLQRHRTSDVSPKRPSTATGGPMRSPRPYRSESKYIEKNSPKVETHLTVTPAAAILRAEAEKIRHYSDHRHSYPDAQIEELEGPGGHKSSMLEPLTHSRSRDLAYSQLSSHYHNLSYSSSPEYYCKPSHSIWERFKLHRKRHKDDEYMAAGHALRKKVQFAKDEDLHDILDYWKGVSSQQKS; the protein is encoded by the coding sequence ATGACTCTTAGAGAAGCACCCATGGCCTGCAGCTTAGGCGTTGTGATGAGTGCCTTGTTTTGGTCTGTAGCCATTGTGTATTTGACTCATATAGGCAGAGTCAGTGGGGACTGCTGGTTAATTGAGGGTGAAAAGGGCTTTGTATGGCTTGCAATTTGTAGCCAAAACCAACCACCTTATGAGGCCATCCCACAGCATATCAACAGCACCATTGTGGACCTTCgtctgaatgaaaacaaaatcaaaagcaTCCATTATTCTGCCCTTAGTCGCTTTGCCAACTTGACCTACCTGAACCTGACGAAGAATGAAATCTCCTACATCGAGGATGGGGCCTTCTCTGCTCAGTTCAACCTACAAGTCCTTCAAATGGGCTTCAACAGGTTGCGGAACCTGACAGAGGGGATCCTCAGGGGTTTAGGAAAGCTGCAGTACCTCTACCTCCAGGCAAATCTGATTGAGACTGTGACACCCAATGCCTTTTGGGAATGCCCCAACATTGAGAACATTGACCTCTCCATGAACCGAATCCAGCAGTTAGACGGGTCCACGTTTACCAGTTTGAATAAACTGACCACCTGCGAGCTGTACACCAACCCCTTCAACTGCTCATGTGAACTACTTGGTTTTGTCAAATGGCTCTCAGTTTTTCCAAACAGGACGAATGAGCGGATGGTCTGCGACTCCCCGCCTGGCGTCTCTGGTTATAGTTTACTGAGCCAGAATCCAAACAATCCAACATATCGAAATGCGCTTCACATGCTCaccactgtgtgtactgatgaCTATGTGACACCATTTATTCCTATGCCCACTGAGCCCACAACACCCCCACCAGACTCGACACTCTGTGGGCTGGAAGATTGTCCCTCGGGCACAGAACCAGAAGACATCACCATCAGTACAACCTACAAGGAGGTGGAAGTAAACCCTTTGCTGAAACTGAAGCAAGTATCGAATACAGGTGCGACCATCACGGTTCAGATTCCTCACCCCTACAAGAAGATGTACATCCTGGTTCTGTACAACAACAGCTTTTTCATCGAACTACAAAACCTGAAAGATATGAAGGAGGACATTGAACTAAAAAACCTTAAACCCCATACTAACTACACGTACTGCGTCGCTTCGATACGCAACTCTCTTAGACACAATCACACATGTCTGACAATCACCACTGGCCCTTGGAATGGAAAGGATAGAGATGTAAACAATGCAACTGCTACTCACTACATTATGACAATTTTGGGCTGCCTCTTCAGCATGGTCATTTTCCTGGGTGTGGTCTACTATTGCTTGCGAAGAAAGCGTCAGCAAGatgaaaagcacaaaaaagCAGGTAGcctgaagaaaaatataatagaaCTCAAATACGGACAAGAGCTGGAGGGAGCGACTATTTCCCGAATGTCCCAGAAGCAATTGTTGGCCGGGGAGAGCATGGCCCGTATGCCGTACTTGCCATCCGCGGCGGAAATGGAGCAGTACAAATTTCAAGAGATAAGTGATACTCCTAAAATGATGAAAGGAAATTACATGGAGGTGCGAGGCGTGGACCACCATGAACGCAGGGAGTGTGACATGGGAATGGCTGGGAATAGCCAGGGGTCGGTGGCAGAGATTTCCACCATTGCAAAAGAGGTGGATAAAGTCAATCAGATAATCAACAACTGTATAGACGCTCTAAAGTCAGAATCCACCTCTTTTCAAGGGAAATCTGGTGCCGTGTCCACTGCAGAGCCCCAGCTCGTACTAATATCAGAACACCCACAGAGTAAATCTGGCCTTCTGTCCCCGGGGTATACGGACAGCTATCACCACTCTCTGCAGAGGCATCGGACCTCTGACGTCTCGCCAAAGAGGCCCAGCACCGCCACGGGAGGGCCCATGCGAAGCCCCAGGCCTTATCGCTCTGAAAGCAAGTACATAGAGAAAAATTCCCCAAAAGTAGAGACCCACCTCACTGTAACGCCGGCTGCCGCCATCCTGAGGGCCGAGGCGGAGAAGATCCGCCATTACAGCGACCACCGGCACTCGTATCCCGACGCTCAGATAGAGGAGCTCGAAGGTCCCGGCGGCCACAAATCCTCCATGTTGGAGCCTCTCACTCACTCCCGCTCCAGAGACTTAGCATATTCCCAGCTGTCATCGCACTATCACAATCTAAGCTACTCCTCCAGTCCCGAATACTACTGCAAACCCTCACACAGCATCTGGGAGCGATTCAAACTCCACCGGAAACGGCACAAAGATGATGAGTACATGGCTGCCGGCCATGCTCTGCGTAAGAAAGTCCAGTTTGCAAAGGATGAGGACCTGCATGATATTTTAGACTACTGGAAAGGAGTATCATCCCAACAGAAATCATAA